A region from the Clostridium beijerinckii genome encodes:
- a CDS encoding DJ-1 family protein: protein MKKVCVLLADGFEEIEALTVSDVMRRANLTCDLVSIKEKQVKSSHGLVVEADKLFHEDMEYDLVVIPGGVPGAPNLRDDERVINFVKKQNKEGKLIGAICAGPIVFARAGIIEGRKITSYPGFEDELPKCEYLEEAVVVDGNIITSRGPATAMAFSYKLLEKLGYVNEARTIFQGMLYSINS, encoded by the coding sequence GTGAAAAAAGTATGTGTATTATTAGCAGATGGTTTTGAAGAAATAGAAGCACTAACTGTATCAGATGTAATGAGAAGAGCAAATTTAACTTGTGATTTAGTATCTATTAAGGAAAAACAAGTTAAATCAAGCCATGGGTTAGTAGTTGAAGCGGATAAACTTTTTCATGAAGATATGGAATATGATTTAGTAGTAATTCCAGGTGGAGTTCCAGGAGCTCCTAATTTAAGAGATGATGAAAGAGTAATAAATTTTGTAAAAAAACAAAATAAAGAAGGTAAATTAATAGGAGCAATTTGTGCAGGACCTATAGTATTTGCAAGAGCTGGAATTATAGAAGGAAGAAAAATAACCTCTTATCCAGGATTTGAAGACGAGTTGCCAAAATGTGAGTATTTAGAAGAAGCTGTAGTGGTTGATGGGAACATAATAACTAGTAGGGGGCCAGCAACAGCAATGGCATTTTCATATAAATTATTAGAAAAGCTTGGATATGTTAATGAAGCAAGAACTATTTTCCAAGGAATGCTTTATTCAATTAACAGTTAA